Proteins co-encoded in one Phycodurus eques isolate BA_2022a chromosome 21, UOR_Pequ_1.1, whole genome shotgun sequence genomic window:
- the zdhhc23b gene encoding palmitoyltransferase ZDHHC23-B isoform X2, whose amino-acid sequence MLSVMKRRRDEDEQEHLCCCEYVNRHGKRSHVAACCCDCEDLDDACDRFFKREPQNPESLSHVAADISDRFRIPWLRGGARRVDLSVIPPLVLLPTLLHLAAFHFLVGVAVLITLPVLVLWYYYFTHRKKARTLFFLSLALFSLAYMYYLFVSKVVPRGGIGPVQVAVVTTGVLLTLLSLAHTKRGPGVVKPNQEIDPVLQEQVEWAQEADLSRKNWCSVCQVVRPPRAGHCRICGVCVLRLDHHCVWIDNCVGRANHRSFLLTLVLFLSTSLYGISLVLRSVCPEQNVLTALFYCPGVYEEYSAALCFTCAWYCTAVTCGLLHLLLTQLLNISYNVTEREARAAVRERSGRRALCGLVVETGVYSRGLRANWVEFLTMADQETHVAIQGAQATSDA is encoded by the exons ATG CTGTCAGTCATGAAGAGAAGGCGGGACGAGGACGAACAGGAGCATTTGTGCTGCTGCGAGTATGTCAACAGACACGGCAAGCGCAGCCACGTGGCGGCCTGCTGCTGCGACTGTGAGGACCTGGATGACGCCTGCGACAG gttttttAAGCGGGAGCCTCAGAATCCAGAGTCTCTGTCTCACGTGGCTGCCGACATCAGCGACCGATTCCGCATCCCCTGGCTCCGGGGCGGCGCCCGAAGAGTAGACCTGTCCGTCATTCCTCCTCTGGTCCTCCTCCCGACGCTGCTGCACCTCGCTGCGTTCCACTTCCTGGTCGGTGTGGCGGTTCTAATCACTCTGCCGGTCTTGGTGCTGTGGTACTACTACTTCACCCACCGCAAAAAAGCCCGGACGCTTTTTTTCCTCAGCCTGGCACTCTTTTCCTTGGCGTACATGTACTATTTATTCGTCTCGAAAGTGGTACCACGTGGGGGCATCGGTCCCGTTCAGGTCGCCGTGGTAACCACGGGGGTCCTGCTGACCCTGCTCAGCCTCGCGCACACCAAGAGAGGCCCGGGCGTCGTGAAGCCAAACCAAGAGATTGATCCTGTTCTCCAAGAGCAGGTGGAATGGGCACAAGAGGCAGATCTCAGCCGGAAGAACTGGTGTTCCGTGTGCCAGGTGGTACGGCCCCCCAGGGCGGGACATTGTCGGATATGCGGGGTCTGCGTGCTGCGTCTTGACCACCACTGTGTCTG GATTGACAACTGCGTGGGCCGAGCTAACCACCGCAGCTTCCTGTTGACGCTCGTCCTCTTCTTGTCCACGTCCTTGTACGGGATCAGCCTGGTGCTGCGGAGCGTGTGTCCTGAGCAAAACGTCCTCACTGCCCTGTTCTACTGCCCAGGAGTCTATGAGGAGtacag tgccgccctgtgcttcacTTGCGCCTGGTACTGCACGGCGGTGACGTGCGGCCTCCTCCACCTGTTACTGACACAGCTGCTCAACATCAGCTACAACGTGACGGAGCGCGAGGCGCGCGCCGCTGTCAGGGAGCGCTCCGGCCGCCGGGCTCTGTGCGGGCTCGTCGTGGAAACCGGCGTCTACTCGCGAGGCCTGCGCGCCAACTGGGTCGAGTTTTTGACCATGGCGGACCAAGAGACGCATGT TGCCATCCAGGGAGCGCAGGCGACAAGTGATGCGTGA
- the zdhhc23b gene encoding palmitoyltransferase ZDHHC23-B isoform X1 translates to MRQTTPGERTEEKQVESAREREPEGLGDTGCQGEHTEQERVTVEDTESDKQVERKTQTENIQLSVMKRRRDEDEQEHLCCCEYVNRHGKRSHVAACCCDCEDLDDACDRFFKREPQNPESLSHVAADISDRFRIPWLRGGARRVDLSVIPPLVLLPTLLHLAAFHFLVGVAVLITLPVLVLWYYYFTHRKKARTLFFLSLALFSLAYMYYLFVSKVVPRGGIGPVQVAVVTTGVLLTLLSLAHTKRGPGVVKPNQEIDPVLQEQVEWAQEADLSRKNWCSVCQVVRPPRAGHCRICGVCVLRLDHHCVWIDNCVGRANHRSFLLTLVLFLSTSLYGISLVLRSVCPEQNVLTALFYCPGVYEEYSAALCFTCAWYCTAVTCGLLHLLLTQLLNISYNVTEREARAAVRERSGRRALCGLVVETGVYSRGLRANWVEFLTMADQETHVAIQGAQATSDA, encoded by the exons ATGAGGCAGACAACGCCTGGTGAGagaactgaagaaaaacaagttgagagtgccagagagagagagccagagGGCTTGGGCGACACTGGTTGTCAGGGAGAGCACACAGAGCAGGAAAGAGTGACAGTAGAAGATACTGAGAGTGACAAACAAGTGGAGCGTAAGACACAGACAGAGAATATACAG CTGTCAGTCATGAAGAGAAGGCGGGACGAGGACGAACAGGAGCATTTGTGCTGCTGCGAGTATGTCAACAGACACGGCAAGCGCAGCCACGTGGCGGCCTGCTGCTGCGACTGTGAGGACCTGGATGACGCCTGCGACAG gttttttAAGCGGGAGCCTCAGAATCCAGAGTCTCTGTCTCACGTGGCTGCCGACATCAGCGACCGATTCCGCATCCCCTGGCTCCGGGGCGGCGCCCGAAGAGTAGACCTGTCCGTCATTCCTCCTCTGGTCCTCCTCCCGACGCTGCTGCACCTCGCTGCGTTCCACTTCCTGGTCGGTGTGGCGGTTCTAATCACTCTGCCGGTCTTGGTGCTGTGGTACTACTACTTCACCCACCGCAAAAAAGCCCGGACGCTTTTTTTCCTCAGCCTGGCACTCTTTTCCTTGGCGTACATGTACTATTTATTCGTCTCGAAAGTGGTACCACGTGGGGGCATCGGTCCCGTTCAGGTCGCCGTGGTAACCACGGGGGTCCTGCTGACCCTGCTCAGCCTCGCGCACACCAAGAGAGGCCCGGGCGTCGTGAAGCCAAACCAAGAGATTGATCCTGTTCTCCAAGAGCAGGTGGAATGGGCACAAGAGGCAGATCTCAGCCGGAAGAACTGGTGTTCCGTGTGCCAGGTGGTACGGCCCCCCAGGGCGGGACATTGTCGGATATGCGGGGTCTGCGTGCTGCGTCTTGACCACCACTGTGTCTG GATTGACAACTGCGTGGGCCGAGCTAACCACCGCAGCTTCCTGTTGACGCTCGTCCTCTTCTTGTCCACGTCCTTGTACGGGATCAGCCTGGTGCTGCGGAGCGTGTGTCCTGAGCAAAACGTCCTCACTGCCCTGTTCTACTGCCCAGGAGTCTATGAGGAGtacag tgccgccctgtgcttcacTTGCGCCTGGTACTGCACGGCGGTGACGTGCGGCCTCCTCCACCTGTTACTGACACAGCTGCTCAACATCAGCTACAACGTGACGGAGCGCGAGGCGCGCGCCGCTGTCAGGGAGCGCTCCGGCCGCCGGGCTCTGTGCGGGCTCGTCGTGGAAACCGGCGTCTACTCGCGAGGCCTGCGCGCCAACTGGGTCGAGTTTTTGACCATGGCGGACCAAGAGACGCATGT TGCCATCCAGGGAGCGCAGGCGACAAGTGATGCGTGA
- the zdhhc23b gene encoding palmitoyltransferase ZDHHC23-B isoform X3 has protein sequence MKRRRDEDEQEHLCCCEYVNRHGKRSHVAACCCDCEDLDDACDRFFKREPQNPESLSHVAADISDRFRIPWLRGGARRVDLSVIPPLVLLPTLLHLAAFHFLVGVAVLITLPVLVLWYYYFTHRKKARTLFFLSLALFSLAYMYYLFVSKVVPRGGIGPVQVAVVTTGVLLTLLSLAHTKRGPGVVKPNQEIDPVLQEQVEWAQEADLSRKNWCSVCQVVRPPRAGHCRICGVCVLRLDHHCVWIDNCVGRANHRSFLLTLVLFLSTSLYGISLVLRSVCPEQNVLTALFYCPGVYEEYSAALCFTCAWYCTAVTCGLLHLLLTQLLNISYNVTEREARAAVRERSGRRALCGLVVETGVYSRGLRANWVEFLTMADQETHVAIQGAQATSDA, from the exons ATGAAGAGAAGGCGGGACGAGGACGAACAGGAGCATTTGTGCTGCTGCGAGTATGTCAACAGACACGGCAAGCGCAGCCACGTGGCGGCCTGCTGCTGCGACTGTGAGGACCTGGATGACGCCTGCGACAG gttttttAAGCGGGAGCCTCAGAATCCAGAGTCTCTGTCTCACGTGGCTGCCGACATCAGCGACCGATTCCGCATCCCCTGGCTCCGGGGCGGCGCCCGAAGAGTAGACCTGTCCGTCATTCCTCCTCTGGTCCTCCTCCCGACGCTGCTGCACCTCGCTGCGTTCCACTTCCTGGTCGGTGTGGCGGTTCTAATCACTCTGCCGGTCTTGGTGCTGTGGTACTACTACTTCACCCACCGCAAAAAAGCCCGGACGCTTTTTTTCCTCAGCCTGGCACTCTTTTCCTTGGCGTACATGTACTATTTATTCGTCTCGAAAGTGGTACCACGTGGGGGCATCGGTCCCGTTCAGGTCGCCGTGGTAACCACGGGGGTCCTGCTGACCCTGCTCAGCCTCGCGCACACCAAGAGAGGCCCGGGCGTCGTGAAGCCAAACCAAGAGATTGATCCTGTTCTCCAAGAGCAGGTGGAATGGGCACAAGAGGCAGATCTCAGCCGGAAGAACTGGTGTTCCGTGTGCCAGGTGGTACGGCCCCCCAGGGCGGGACATTGTCGGATATGCGGGGTCTGCGTGCTGCGTCTTGACCACCACTGTGTCTG GATTGACAACTGCGTGGGCCGAGCTAACCACCGCAGCTTCCTGTTGACGCTCGTCCTCTTCTTGTCCACGTCCTTGTACGGGATCAGCCTGGTGCTGCGGAGCGTGTGTCCTGAGCAAAACGTCCTCACTGCCCTGTTCTACTGCCCAGGAGTCTATGAGGAGtacag tgccgccctgtgcttcacTTGCGCCTGGTACTGCACGGCGGTGACGTGCGGCCTCCTCCACCTGTTACTGACACAGCTGCTCAACATCAGCTACAACGTGACGGAGCGCGAGGCGCGCGCCGCTGTCAGGGAGCGCTCCGGCCGCCGGGCTCTGTGCGGGCTCGTCGTGGAAACCGGCGTCTACTCGCGAGGCCTGCGCGCCAACTGGGTCGAGTTTTTGACCATGGCGGACCAAGAGACGCATGT TGCCATCCAGGGAGCGCAGGCGACAAGTGATGCGTGA